The following is a genomic window from Planctomycetia bacterium.
GAAGTGGTCGGCCAGGTCGTCGAATCGCTCAAGCGAGACTACCCCAATGTAGTGGTCGTCGATGACGGCTCCACAGACCAAACGCGTGAAGCTGCCAAGGCCGCCGGTGCCATCGTCCTGCGCCACGTGATCAACCGGGGCCAGGGCGCGGCGATTCAGACCGGCATCGAGTTTTCTCTTCTTTCCGGTGCCAGCCACATCGTGACATTCGACGCCGACGGCCAGCACGATGTGGCGGACATCGCCCGGCTGCTGGAGCCCATTCTTCGGGGCGATTGCGAGATCGCGATGGGCTCGCGCTTTCTCGGCGAGGCGATCGATCTTCCCGCATCGAGACGGATGACCTTGAAGCTGGGCGTCCTCTTCACCAGATTCACCAGCGGCGTCA
Proteins encoded in this region:
- a CDS encoding glycosyltransferase family 2 protein yields the protein MHKNSENPAGRRPETGDVSVFVVVPAYNESEVVGQVVESLKRDYPNVVVVDDGSTDQTREAAKAAGAIVLRHVINRGQGAAIQTGIEFSLLSGASHIVTFDADGQHDVADIARLLEPILRGDCEIAMGSRFLGEAIDLPASRRMTLKLGVLFTRFTSGVNLSDVHNGLRAFSRMAAERIHIRLDGMAHASELIDLIHRSGLPYREVPVTIRYTEYSRAKGQSTRGALRIAWHYLLGRVVR